Proteins encoded within one genomic window of Nitrososphaerales archaeon:
- a CDS encoding Lrp/AsnC ligand binding domain-containing protein — protein sequence MPSAYVLINCDLGSEESIIKEIKGLEGVKEVKGTYGVYDIIAKVESDNMEALKDTITWKIRRMPKVRSTVTLIVIEGQG from the coding sequence ATGCCATCGGCATATGTGTTAATAAATTGTGACCTTGGTTCTGAAGAGAGTATAATTAAGGAGATCAAGGGCCTCGAGGGTGTCAAGGAAGTAAAGGGAACGTACGGTGTTTATGATATCATCGCCAAGGTAGAATCTGACAATATGGAGGCTCTGAAAGATACCATAACGTGGAAGATAAGGAGAATGCCCAAAGTACGGTCGACAGTTACGCTGATAGTTATAGAGGGACAGGGCTAG